GAAGAAGAGCTCGAGCGTATCAGGCCAGGATTAATAAATGATTTTTCTGAAGCCATTGCACCACGTATTCAGGGTTATCAGGAAACACTTCGTGAATATGAAAGGGAACGCTATCTGATCCTTTCAAACTATCCAAATGTACGGCAGCGGGAGGAACCCCCTTCTAGGCTAAAGTTTTTAGACGAACAGATTGATGATCTTAAAGAAAGAATCGCGGAATTATCCTCTGAAATCTTCTCTGAAGAAGATGAATATATGGGGATGGAAACCGCCGAGCGGACCAGAATGGTTACCGATATTCAGAATCGGTTGGTAGAACTTCGACTACAAAAAAATCAGCAGGAGTCAAGAATTCAGGTCCTTGAAGAACGCCGAAGGGAAGCAGATGATAGTTTCCGCACACTGCCAAACGAGATGATTCAGCTTGTTCAACTTCAGAGAAATGTAGAAGAACAAGAACAGCTTTATCTGGATGTTTCAAGGCAGTATGCAGAAATGTCTACCTGGAGAGAAACCCGCTTTGGTAATGGCAGGATTATTGATTTAGCGACTGTACCGGGCGGACCCATTAGCCCAAATAAAATTTTAATACTAATGATGGGTATTGTTCTCGCAGGTATGGTTGCAGGAGCTATCATCCTGGTAAGAGAATTCTTTGATAATACAATTTCAAGTATCGGTACGATTAAAACTCAGGATCTGCCAATGCTGGCGGCTATCCCTTCACTTAAGAAGATATCAGTGAAAAATGGAAACGGCTCCGGTGATTATAAAGTGGGTAAAGGTAAGATTCCCAATGAAATGGTCCTGTTCAGAGATCGTTCTCACGTTATTTCTGAATCTATCCGGAGACTTAAAAATAATATCATTTTTCAAAACTCTGATAACATACCCAAAACAATAGCAATTACCAGTTCTGAAAAAGGTGAGGGTAAATCAACTATTGCGTGTAATCTGGCTATTGCTTTTGCAGACGAGGGTTACAAAACCCTGATGATCGATACAGACTTCAGACGGCCAAGAGTCCACACTCTGTTTGGCCTTCCTAATGAAAAAGGAATCAGTAACCTGGTAAAAGGCGATAGCGCTGCCTCAGAAATTATTCAGAGTTCAGAGATTAAATTCCTCAAAGTCATTTCCGCTGGTTCGAATATCCTGAGACCCGAATCTATCGTGAATGACAAAAAGTTTAATGAGTTTCTTGAGAAGATGGATAAACTGTTTGATGTAATAATTTTGGATACTCCTCCATTTGGTATTATCAGTGATTCTACTTCTCTGCTGAGAAAGGCAGATGCAACTGTGATGGTCGCTAAATACCGTAAAACAAATAAAGAAGTCTACATGCACACGCTGGATGAATTAAGGCGAATAAATGCAAATGTTTGCGGTATGGTGCTCAATGACTTTGAGCCTAAAAAAGATCCGGCATCCCATTATGGTTCAGGATATTATAAGTCTTTATACGATGGGTATGGAGCGTATGCCTGATGATCAATATTTTCCCGAATGTATTTTTTATAGAAAATGTCACGGGCTGAGACTAAACCTAAATCACAGACAAGAATAGAAGATGTACAGGCTTTTTTACGTAATTTCACTTAGTATTATTATATCATTATTTTGCAGTTTAAATGTATTTGCCCAACAACAAGCAGACCGATTCGTTCGGGTTGCTGAATTAGGCCAGCTGGTTGATTCTGTAAATGTATGGGGAGATGTAAATAGTGCCGGACGTTACCTGGTGCCAGAGGGTACCAATATACCTGAGCTAATATCCTATAGCCAGGGTTATAATACATTGCGTGGCAGGGAGGCTGAGTTAGATTGGTCCCAGGTTCATTTAGAGATTAAAGTGTCACGTTTAAATCAGGCGGAACAGTCCATGGAAGTAGTTTATTTTCGGTATCAATACCATGATGCTGAACCGGTGGAAATGTTTGATTTTATACTCCAGAACAACGATATCGTCACACTTCAACTCAGACGGAGCCCTTCATTAAGAGACTATGTGCAAGTGATTAGCTCTTCACTGGGGGCAGTTGCTACATCTTTACTACTCATCGAACGACTGAGAGATTAAATCAGAATATTTATATTTCCGGTTGATGTACGTTCAATTTTCATTGTTAATTGGTAATATTGGGTGCATTTCTATTGTATTTTAAGGAGATATCATGAAAAACTCAGTTTCATGATATTTCAAAAATTCCGTTTAATCAGTACTTATAGCTTTTCAAGTATTTCCTTAATCAAAAGACATAAACAATACTCATGAACTTATTGATAACCGGCGGAGCAGGCTTTATTGGCAGTAACCTGGTTGAACACTTTCTGAATAGAGATAATGTAAATATAGTTCGGGTATTGGATGATTTAAGTACAGGTAGTTACAATAATCTTCGTGAATTCGAAAAAAACCCCAAATTTGAATTTGTAAAAGGTTCCATCTGCGATTATCAAACCTGTCTTGAAGCTTGTGATGGTATTGATAAAATTTCTCATCAGGCAGCCCTTGGATCTGTACCCCGTTCTATAGAAAATCCTATGCGAACTACAGAGGTTAATGTGTTGGGTACGGTTAATATATTACATGCTGCTGCTGAGAAAAATGTGTCTCGAATTGTTTTGGCGTGTAGTTCGAGTACCTATGGCGATAGTGCTGATCTTCCAAAAGTTGAAGGTAATATTGGGAAGCCTCTCAGCCCATATGCGGTGAGTAAAGTATCGGTTGAGCAGTATGCAGAGGTGTTTAGTAAAGTATATGGGCTTACATTTATTGGTTTACGCTACTTTAATATTTTTGGGAAAAAACAGGATCCGGAAAATCCATATGCAGCAGTAATTCCAATTTTTTGTAAAGCTTACCTCGATGGTGTATCTCCAACTATCAATGGGGATGGTAAAACCACCCGGGATTTTACCCATGTTTCAAATGCTATTCAGGCAAATGAGCTTGCACTGACAACTGAAAAGAAGGAAGCTCTTAATGAAATCTACAATATCGCTTGCGGAGACCGTGTTTCATTAATGAATATGGTAGAAATTTTAGAAGAAATCAGCGGGAATGTAGTGAAGATTAATTACGGTCCGGAAAGGCCAGGTGATGTAAAACATTCACTGGCAGATATTAGTAAAGCGAGAGAACGTCTTGACTATAATCCTGAAGTTTTTTTTAGGGAAGGACTTGAAAAGGCTTATCAGTACTATAAAAAGATTTACGATAAGCAATGAGAATTTTATGTCATCTCTAAAGAGTTTTTAAAAAAGCGATACATACTATTTTCAATAGCCTGTCTTTAAATAAGTATTCGCAATAGTACTGGAGGGCTTTGCTGCAAAGAAATGCAATGTGCATAAACTGTGTAAACACAGATCATACATTAAGAGATTTTAACTGAGAAAAGAATACTGTAAGATCGGTTTTAGCTATATTAAATAAAAAACAGCTGTCCTAAACATATCAGATACTCGCTAAAAAGTCATGTTTTCGTTTCTTCAGGATCAGTTTTTTGCAGGTTTAAATCCGATCCCATTCTTTGTTATCGCTGAAGTTGCAGATTAATTTGCTGAGTCTCGAAGAAATTCTGTTTAAATCTTCGGTACAATCAGTGATAATCTGACACGGGAGTGAACCCTGCTGGACGAGAAACAGATCAGATGATTTTCGCGATTTTAAATTTATTTGTTTTCGTTTATTGTTTTGGACCGTTGTGAAATAAATGAATCTATTAATGGTTATGGGAAAAAAATCTCTAATATTCACCATAGTTTTATTTGTAATAATAACTTTACCTCAGCATTCGAATGCACAGTATAAAGAGGCACTCCAGTTTGCAACACTTTCTCCAACCATTATGGTTATCTATAGCAGTGAACTTGAACACTACCAGAAAAACCATTTTACACTAAGTACTATTGGATATCTTGGAAGCTATATTATCACAGATTCTATTTGGAAATCGGCATTAATAGCACTTCTGCTGGGAGCTTCTAAAGAACTGATATATGACGGTCTAATGGGACGTGGAGAGCCTCTATGGGACGATATGAAGTGGAATACATTGGGTGTGTTTCAGGGAATAGGATTTACATTGTCGTTAAAAATCTGATTTTAAAATACGATTTTATGTATCTCCTTTATCAAATTGAATATTCTTAAAAAGACCTCCAAGGTTTGGGAAGCCTTGGAGGTCTCAACTTCAAGCTAACAACATCTTCGCGCCCGCAATCACCAGAACAATTGCCAGCATTAGTCGAATAAGTTTGGGGTCGGCCGTTTTCACTCCAAAACGTGAACCAAGATATCCCCCGATAAGAACGGGCAGGGCAAAGAGTGCCGCAGTTGACCAGAGGATCTCCGTAGTAAAAAGGTGACCGCCAAGGCCGCTTAGCGAGTTCATCAACACAAAGAGAGCTGAGACGGCCGCAATCTGACGAATCGTGCCCCATCCGAGAAAGAGGATCAGCGGACTGAGAAAAATTCCGCCTCCCACACCAACCAGGCCGGACAAAAAACCTATGCCGGCGCCGGATAATAGAGCTACGGGTATGTTGACGGGTCTCGGGTTGCCTTCATCATACTTCCAGTAGGTTTTGAAGATAATTGCCCCGGCCATGAGCAGCAGCACAGCGCCGACTATGATGAAAAAGAGATCTATTTCAAGCTGCAGATACCCGCCGGCAAACGCTGCTGGAATGGAGGCAATGGCAAAAGGCCAAAAAAGCTTCCAGACAAAATATCCCTTTCGGCTGTAGTTAGTGAGCGCCACGGAAGAGACCAGGATGTTCAGGCAGAGAATGACCGGCACAAGTTCCGGCGAAAAGTATCCTGATATTGCAAGAACGGCCATATATCCGGATGCCCCGCCATGTCCTACCGAACTGTAGATGAAGGCGATGAGGAAAAAGAGAATGAAAAGGTAGATCGGCAGATCCAAGCGTCCGGATGCATTTTGGTTAATTTTAACTGTCGAAAATAGAGAAATTGTGATCGTTTGGGAAATGCTGATATTTCCGGACTTATCCCTGTGGCTTGTTTGGTGCTTCTTCAGTTCATCGGTATATTATTTTAAATCAGCATTTTTGATCTGTTATCAGTCAGCTATGAATCAAACCATATCGATCAAATACTTCAGCGTTTTATCAGAGATCACCGGCAAACGTCAGGAAAAGCTTCCGATTAACGAAGGCGATACTCTCGATGATGTTCTTTCTTCAATTTCTGAGCGTTTTCCCGGAATTGAGAAATATCGTCCGCATATCCGTGCAGCGGTGAATCAAAACTACGAGGAGTTCGATTTCAAACCGAAACAGAACGATGAAATTGTATTCATCACACCGGTTTCTGGAGGTTGATGATTATGGGTGAAATTCTGAAGGATTCATTTGGCCGGGTTCATAACTACCTGCGAATTTCGATCACCGAACGCTGCAACCTGCGCTGTACCTACTGTATGCCGGAAGAGGGGATTCCACTGACCCCGGAGGAACGCCTGCCGTCGGTGGATGAGCTGATGGAGATCGTCTCCGTTTTTAAGGAGATGGGAGTAGATAAAATCAGGTTGACTGGCGGAGAGCCTATGGCGCGTAAGGAACTGCCTGAAATTCTGGACAGGCTCTACGGAATGGGATTTCGTGATCTGAATATCACCACGAATGGTGTTTTCCTGGACCGGTTTATTGACAAATTTAAAGAGGTTGGGCTTACATCCATTAATGTCAGCCTCGATACATTGGATCCTGAAAAGTTTGAGGCTGTCACCCGGCGCAACCGGTTTGATAAAGTGATGGCGAATATCCAAAAAGGGATGGACGAGGGACTTCGAATAAAAATCAATACGGTGCTTCTGAAGGATTTTAACGAAGATGAGATTCAGCCGATGCTGGAGTGGTCTAAAACCACACCGATTCATGTTCGGTTTATCGAGTTTATGCCGTTTAATGGCAATAACTGGGATACGAAAAAACTGGTAACCTACCAGGATGTGCTGGATGAAGCCCGAAAATATTTCAACATCGAAAAGTTGAAAGATGGCAAACACTCCACATCAAAGAGCTTTCGGGTGGTAGGCGGCAAAGGAACGTTTGCGGTAATCAGCTCCATGACGGAACCCTTTTGCAGCACCTGTAACCGCCTGCGTATGACAGCCGATGGAAAGCTAAAAAACTGTCTCTTTTCCAACCAGGAGGCTGATTTGCTTACCGCACTCCGAAAAGGACACAACTTAAAAGAGCTGATACGGCTGAGCGTGCGGTCCAAAAAAGAAGCCCACGCCGGGATGGATAACCTGCCCGATATGGAAAACCGCAGTATGATAGCGATTGGGGGGTGACTTGGTGAATAACCCTCCAAGGGTTCAGAACCCTTGGAGGGTTTGGACTTGAAAATTTTCCTATGAAGAATAACGAATCCATATTTATCGATGTACAGCAAGAGACACTCAACCTCCAAAAGGCCTCCGATTTTGTAAATCATCCGGAAGCGGGTGCTGTGAATCTATTTGTTGGCACAACACGTAATCATCACGACGGGAAGAGGGTAATTGAACTCTATTACGACTGTTACAGGGAGATGGCGATTAAGGAGCTGCGAAAAATAGCGGAGAAAATGCTCGAAAAGCACGACCTCAAACGAATCTGGATCACACACCGGACCGGATTAGTGCCGATCGGGGAAGCTTCGATTATTTTGGCCGTTAGTTCTGCCCACCGTAAAAACGCTTTTGAGGCCACAGCCGAAGCGATGGAGCTTATAAAAAAAGAGGTGCCAATCTGGAAAAAAGAGCGGTTTGGGGATGAAACCGTGTGGAAGGAGGAGAAGCTGATTGAGAACGACGGGGAAGGTAAAGGGGAGAAGTGAAAAGTCACTATTTAGACAGTGTTTCGCTGTGCGCAGAAACGACTTTTTGTCTATTATCTTGATGAATACCTACGGCACATTGCTTTCCAAGAGTTAAATGAATCACAAACTTGCGTATGTAGTGAGGGTAACCTGAATAGCGTTGATGATATGCCTAGGTTGCGCCTTATTATACCCGAATAAATCAATCCAATGAAAGCGATACTACTAAAGGAGTACGGATTGCCGGATGTTCTTGAGATCGGTGAAGCTGAAAACCCTGTTCCGAATGACGAGGAAGTTTTGGTGAGAATTCACTCAGCATCGATCAATGATTGGGACTGGGGAATAGTCAGGGGTAAACCATTTGTGATTCGTCTGTTTTTCGGTCTGGCAAAGCCAAAAATAAACATTCCTGGTGTAGACATTTCAGGGAAAATTGAAGCAGTTGGCGGTAACGTGAGGTCCTTTAACATCGGTGATGAGATATACTGTGATCTGTCGGAATGCGGATGTGGCGGATTTGCCGAATACGTTTGCGTGCCTGAAAAAGACTTGTCTAAAAAACCTTCTAATATAAGTCATAATGATGCCTCTGCTCTGCCGCATGCCGGATTACTCGCTCTTCAGGGACTGGTGGGGAAGGGAAAGGTAAAATCCGGACAGAGTGTGCTGATCAATGGTGCCGGTGGCGGTGTCGGAACCCTGGGAATTCAAATCCTGAAACCGTATGGGGTAAAGGTGACCGGCGTTGACAGCGGCGAAAAACTCGGTTTGATGACATCGCTGGGATTTGACAGCGTGGTCGATTATAAAAAAGCGGACTTTACCGATACCGGAGAAAAATATGACCTTATCCTTGATACAAAAT
The window above is part of the Rhodohalobacter sp. SW132 genome. Proteins encoded here:
- a CDS encoding polysaccharide biosynthesis tyrosine autokinase, with translation MSQSIQKNNNGNGEDRNGYDQISTFSIPKQDQNDGLDPKTIVFTIFRYKWLILLFLIAGGTAAWFYADTITPEYQTTGTLLISSPDRGGQNELSRIINQTTGGTNATLANEMQIIQSRSFARQVARKLMEDDEVDINELPAFWRESDDGSVYQRELEGVANSIRSGIKLQLVNRDSDIIEVSYISESPVETATMVNAAMNVYVEQSTAQNRQAADSTTSFLERERAELKSRLAEAEQELENFMDRTGIVRVDNQATSAVNRREQIRAEIEEVQLDLEATELAIQNQEEELERIRPGLINDFSEAIAPRIQGYQETLREYERERYLILSNYPNVRQREEPPSRLKFLDEQIDDLKERIAELSSEIFSEEDEYMGMETAERTRMVTDIQNRLVELRLQKNQQESRIQVLEERRREADDSFRTLPNEMIQLVQLQRNVEEQEQLYLDVSRQYAEMSTWRETRFGNGRIIDLATVPGGPISPNKILILMMGIVLAGMVAGAIILVREFFDNTISSIGTIKTQDLPMLAAIPSLKKISVKNGNGSGDYKVGKGKIPNEMVLFRDRSHVISESIRRLKNNIIFQNSDNIPKTIAITSSEKGEGKSTIACNLAIAFADEGYKTLMIDTDFRRPRVHTLFGLPNEKGISNLVKGDSAASEIIQSSEIKFLKVISAGSNILRPESIVNDKKFNEFLEKMDKLFDVIILDTPPFGIISDSTSLLRKADATVMVAKYRKTNKEVYMHTLDELRRINANVCGMVLNDFEPKKDPASHYGSGYYKSLYDGYGAYA
- a CDS encoding GDP-mannose 4,6-dehydratase, with product MNLLITGGAGFIGSNLVEHFLNRDNVNIVRVLDDLSTGSYNNLREFEKNPKFEFVKGSICDYQTCLEACDGIDKISHQAALGSVPRSIENPMRTTEVNVLGTVNILHAAAEKNVSRIVLACSSSTYGDSADLPKVEGNIGKPLSPYAVSKVSVEQYAEVFSKVYGLTFIGLRYFNIFGKKQDPENPYAAVIPIFCKAYLDGVSPTINGDGKTTRDFTHVSNAIQANELALTTEKKEALNEIYNIACGDRVSLMNMVEILEEISGNVVKINYGPERPGDVKHSLADISKARERLDYNPEVFFREGLEKAYQYYKKIYDKQ
- a CDS encoding sulfite exporter TauE/SafE family protein, which produces MDLPIYLFILFFLIAFIYSSVGHGGASGYMAVLAISGYFSPELVPVILCLNILVSSVALTNYSRKGYFVWKLFWPFAIASIPAAFAGGYLQLEIDLFFIIVGAVLLLMAGAIIFKTYWKYDEGNPRPVNIPVALLSGAGIGFLSGLVGVGGGIFLSPLILFLGWGTIRQIAAVSALFVLMNSLSGLGGHLFTTEILWSTAALFALPVLIGGYLGSRFGVKTADPKLIRLMLAIVLVIAGAKMLLA
- a CDS encoding MoaD/ThiS family protein; its protein translation is MNQTISIKYFSVLSEITGKRQEKLPINEGDTLDDVLSSISERFPGIEKYRPHIRAAVNQNYEEFDFKPKQNDEIVFITPVSGG
- the moaA gene encoding GTP 3',8-cyclase MoaA, which produces MGEILKDSFGRVHNYLRISITERCNLRCTYCMPEEGIPLTPEERLPSVDELMEIVSVFKEMGVDKIRLTGGEPMARKELPEILDRLYGMGFRDLNITTNGVFLDRFIDKFKEVGLTSINVSLDTLDPEKFEAVTRRNRFDKVMANIQKGMDEGLRIKINTVLLKDFNEDEIQPMLEWSKTTPIHVRFIEFMPFNGNNWDTKKLVTYQDVLDEARKYFNIEKLKDGKHSTSKSFRVVGGKGTFAVISSMTEPFCSTCNRLRMTADGKLKNCLFSNQEADLLTALRKGHNLKELIRLSVRSKKEAHAGMDNLPDMENRSMIAIGG
- a CDS encoding molybdenum cofactor biosynthesis protein MoaE, encoding MKNNESIFIDVQQETLNLQKASDFVNHPEAGAVNLFVGTTRNHHDGKRVIELYYDCYREMAIKELRKIAEKMLEKHDLKRIWITHRTGLVPIGEASIILAVSSAHRKNAFEATAEAMELIKKEVPIWKKERFGDETVWKEEKLIENDGEGKGEK
- a CDS encoding NAD(P)-dependent alcohol dehydrogenase, yielding MKAILLKEYGLPDVLEIGEAENPVPNDEEVLVRIHSASINDWDWGIVRGKPFVIRLFFGLAKPKINIPGVDISGKIEAVGGNVRSFNIGDEIYCDLSECGCGGFAEYVCVPEKDLSKKPSNISHNDASALPHAGLLALQGLVGKGKVKSGQSVLINGAGGGVGTLGIQILKPYGVKVTGVDSGEKLGLMTSLGFDSVVDYKKADFTDTGEKYDLILDTKSNRSLFKYARSLKKNGAYITVGGSMYRLLEVALLGSLISLFTGKKLSVLIHQPNKGLDQISRLVEEGQIKPVVDGPYGFDKIPELIQYFGEGRHLGKIVVEIEK